A stretch of Cryptococcus neoformans var. neoformans JEC21 chromosome 10 sequence DNA encodes these proteins:
- a CDS encoding dicarboxylic acid transporter, putative, producing MAACCTHPLDVMRVRMQTSTTKTTFINAVRTVLMQDGVRGLYTGLTASVFRQMTYSVTRLGVYDLMKNTMSNNGAKKLRTGDMVICASVAGALGGVAGNPADIILVRMVADPTKPAENQMHYRNAIHGIYKMVSNEGVASLARGLAPNTIRAILMNASQLVSYDFFKEHILAANLMENGMPLHFVSSALSGTVATTICAPADVVKSRIMNMKAGAGGHGPVGLLLESLKHEGPRFLFKGWLPAWIRLTPNTICMFVFLEQLRNAVDLFRNPTAKSQSAA from the exons A TGGCTGCATGCTGTACACATCCTCTTGATGTGATGAGAGT GCGAATGCAAACCTCTACCACAAAAACCACATTTATCAACGCTGTGAGGACCGTGCTCATGCAAGATG GTGTGCGAGGATTATACACTGGTTTGACCGCTTCGGTGTTCAGGCAGATGACGTACAGTGTCACAAGACTAGGTGTCTATGACCTTATGAAGAATACAATGTCAAATAATGGAGCAAAGAAGTTGAGAACGGGAGATATGGTCATTTGTGCGAGTGTCGCTGGTGCTCTCGGTGGTGTTGCTGGAAACCCGGCCGATATCATCCTTGTTAG AATGGTCGCCGATCCTACAAAACCTGCTGAGAACCAGATGCACTACAGAAATGCTATCCATGGCATCTATAAGATGGTCAGCAATGAAGGTGTTGCCTCCCTTGCTCGCGGTCTGGCTCCAAATACT ATCCGAGCCATCCTCATGAACGCCTCTCAGCTTGTTTCTTACGATTTCTTCAAGGAGCACATTCTCGCCGCGAACCTCATGGAGAACGGCATGCCTCTTCACTTTGTCTCTTCTGCCTTGTCCGGTACCGTTGCTACCACCATTTGTGCACCTGCGGATGTGGTGAAGAGCAGAATTATGAACATGAAGGCTGGAGCTGGTGGCCATGGGCCTGTCggcttgttgttggagagCCTGAAGCACGAGGGGCCAAGATTCTTGTTTAAGGGCTGGCTTCCTGCTTGGA TTCGGCTTACCCCCAATACCATCTGCATGTTCGTCTTCCTTGAACAACTACGTAATGCCGTAGACCTCTTTAGGAATCCCACCGCCAAGTCTCAATCCGCTGCGTAG
- a CDS encoding oligosaccharyltransferase alpha subunit, putative, whose protein sequence is MLLATALLLPLALAITPPPQTFVNTAIARTVELGGATAQVTTQYNIKATVDEPGEYHLALSGDGDEIPAWWEVAIGGKAVEGVRIIDDSPPTVSVPLGHLKNGDTTTLSLTHVLTHMSKPLPAEIDQREAQYLLFTTNSTYVDSWYPTDVERVKYRAPHIILSHTSVPDTYTHDSTVTKAGSSLTLGPFHSLPATLNKHEFEQQPLSVHYESKQPVIGLKSLKRSAEVSHWGANLNIQDEMSLVNAGPRLKGHFSRLAHQQSRFHASTPPQVLTELPLRIPATAHSAYYYDTIGNVSTSHFRPGSILTQKVKTSKARTSPKTVDGLLELRPRYPLLGGWNYSFVVGYDMPLEDVLKSDQANGKNVLAVPFMTGIKDVVVDDAELKIILPEGAKDVEVYTPFAVDSIEHSIHKTYLDTTGRYAVTLRKARCTEDHAKTVYVTYSYPFSALMQKPLTVASVVGGLFLLAMGLRRVNYSIDKQ, encoded by the exons ATGCTGCTCGCCAccgccctccttctccctctcgcACTTGCAATCACGCCCCCTCCACAGACATTCGTCAACACAGCTATCGCACGCACAGTCGAGCTCGGAGGCGCGACAGCTCAAGTCACAACACAATATAACATCAAGGCAACGGTAGATGAGCCAGGAGAGTACCATCTCGCTTTGAGTGGGGACGGGGATGAGATCCCTGCTTGGTGGGAGGTCGCGATTGGCGGAAAGGCGGTAGAGGGCGTAAGGATTATTGATGACAG CCCACCAACGGTCTCTGTTCCCCTTGGCCACCTGAAGAATGGAGATACCACTACCTTGTCCCTCACACACGTGCTCACTCATATGAGCAAGCCTCTCCCAGCCGAGATCGACCAGAGGGAAGCGCAGtacctcctcttcaccaccaACTCTACGTATGTCGACAGCTGGTACCCCACAGACGTCGAGCGTGTAAAGTACCGCGCTCCtcacatcatcctctctcaCACGTCTGTTCCCGACACCTATACCCACGACTCGACCGTTACCAAGGCCGGCTCATCCCTTACTCTTGGACCCTTCCACTCTCTTCCTGCCACTCTTAATAAACATGAGTTTGAGCAACAGCCTCTTTCGGTGCATTATGAGAGCAAGCAACCTGTGATTGGTCTTAAAAGTTTGAAGCGTAGCGCTGAAGTGAGCCACTGGGGTGCCAACTTGAACATTCAAGATGAGATGTCATTGGTGAATGCTGGGCCCAG GCTTAAGGGTCATTTCTCTCGGCTTGCCCATCAGCAATCCCGATTCCACGCGTCTACCCCGCCCCAGGTTCTCACAGAGCTTCCTCTCCGTATTCCTGCTACCGCCCATTCTGCCTACTATTACGATACCATTGGCAATGTCTCCACTTCTCATTTCCGCCCTGGTAGCATACTCACCCAAAAGGTCAAGACTTCCAAGGCCAGAACCAGCCCCAAGACTGTAGATGGACTTTTGGAATTGAGGCCTCGGTATCCTCTGTTGGGTGGGTGGAACTATAGCTTTGTAGTTGGGTATGATATGCCTCTTGAGGATGTCCTCAAGAGCGATCAGGCCAATGGGAAAAATGTCCTGGCTGTGCCGTTCATGACAGGTATCAAGGACGTTGTCGTTGACGATGCCGAATTGAAGATCATTTTGCCCGAAGGAGCCAA GGACGTCGAGGTTTACACTCCTTTCGCAGTTGACAGCATTGAACACTCAATCCACAAGACGTATCTCGACACCACCGGTCGATACGCCGTCACCCTCAGAAAGGCGCGATGCACTGAAGATCATGCCAAGACTGTTTAT gTCACATATTCTTACCCCTTCTCGGCTTTGATGCAAAAGCCTCTGACTGTGGCGTCCGTGGTCGGGGGTCTCTTCTTGTTAGCTATGGGGTTGAGAAGAGTGAACTATAGTATTGACAAGCAGTAG